The stretch of DNA CACTACTAAGTCACTGACACGATTCCTGTCATCCGactttttttctccttttctttctctatctttagttttcttttgtgtatgtacatatgcccTGGCCATGTCATCgctggttttgctctgtgccTTGGTAATGCTTATAGTGGGCCAGAATGCTGTCCAGCAACTGTCATGACATTGTCGCTATCTGTCTCCCCTTTCTCGCGGgggctgttcctgttgcttacttgtgctgctgttgctgctcttgtggCTGCTTTCTCACTTTCACAAGTTCTCTCTGGCTGATGTCATCATTATcataatttgtatgcattAGTAATGTGTCTGCGTGTCAACCCTGTAACCCTGGACCCTGGCAGACATCTGAGTGCCAGGGGGAGGACAGGCAGCAGACACTCCCTATAGTTTACTCCGAAATTTACAGTTACGTTACTCTCGCGAGGGTGAGTGCATTGGCCGCTCTCCTTGGTCTGAAAGGGGACTGCCAACTTTCTGCGAATAGTTTCTAACACATTTCGAGATTACTTTTACAGTTACCCAGGATATGGATGGGTGCAAAATTCATGTCACGCAAGATTGTTCAATAAAACATGCACCCAGCATTAAAAGGCACTTTAGTTGATTTCTTTTCGTCAAAAAATGCCACCTAAAAAAACTACTAATATTCCTGCTTTGGGGTGCGGTCGCTTTAGGCTCTTGCGGTTATAAAAATATGTTCCATCCActtacatttatatatgtagggcaggcatacatacacacagatgATATTCATTCTTTTTCCCCTATTTATTTAGCTGGaaatttgtctgtctgtcttcgTGGTGTGATTTATTTTACTCTCCCCCATCCCCCGAACAGCCTCCAAAAACATGAAGCACAAAATACTttggctgctgcatctgccAGATATTTTTACGAGGCATGAGCAATAATACCATAAGTAACGCACAGAGGGAAAAGTGCTTGCCACCATTTTCTGTGTGCCCCCAACACCCAAACGGAGACGGCAACGAAGATGTCTTCCAATGGGCGATGGCTCATTGCATTTATCGATTTAACAGCAAAGTAAAGACGGGGGATTTCCAGTCTGCTCGGGGGATTGGAGAGACAGCCAGACACTTCCCAAatgctgcttctttttgttgtctttcggcgatgatgatgatgttgttgatAATTGTATTTCGGTTTAGTCATCTTCAGGGTGTGGTGCTTGCATTTCCAATTCCCCCAATACCCGCGCTCGAATCTCTTCCACGTCACTTAATAATCTTTTCTACCCACttgtatttgttttccttttcctcgcAGGTGGAGGAGTACGCTGCCTTCAATGCAGCTTCCGGCTATGAGGCTCAAAGCGCtcaggaggaagaggaggaggacttTGCCCCGTCACCGGGAATCAATCCATTTGCTGCGCCATTCACGCCCGCACACTTGGCCGAGGAAGTCATCGTGgcccaagagcagcagccgtcTATTGAGCAACCGGAAATACAGGAAAACTTCAACGAGTTGCAATTGCAGGAGGAACAAATCGAGGAGGAGTACAAGATTAGCCCTGAgccagaggctgaggctgccaCCCCGTCAGCGCGTTCACcgactttgctgctgctgctgctgctccggctccagctgAGGTTGAGGCTGCTGCACCCTTTTTCAATGGCTTCGAGAGCAATGCGAACCCAGAGCCAGCTACCCTGGAGGTGGAGATTAAGGAGCCATCGATGCTGCTCTACTCGGAACCAGCTGTGGAGACACCAGCCCTTCCAGAGCCCGAGCTGCCCGTCTCTGAAGTAGTTGCCGATGCAGTAAAAACCGTGTCTTATGCATTTGACCTGGACCTCGATAAGCCAGTGGCTGTGGAGGAGCCTATCCCTGTGGCTGCCAGCGAGCCCGTCGCAGAGGAGCCTCTTCCCACTGCCGAAACGCTGCCTGAGACTCAGCCCGAGCCCGtggtcgctgctgttgctgtggttgctgccgctgcagctgctgtcgccGGCACAGCTGTTGCCGCAGCCAAGGCCAAGGGGAAACCAAGTCCCACTGATGCCAAGAAGCCGGCTGCCAAATCTGGAACAACTGCGGCCGCtgccaagcccaagccagcagctccagctgctatCAAGAAGACCACAACGAGCAGctccacaacagcagcagcagcagcacccaagaCGGCTGCCGCACGCCCTCGCACGGCACCAGTGGCCGCCAGGCCCACAACAGCATCGACAGCTACCAAGCCGGCGACAACTGCCCGCAAGCCGCTGACCAGCTCggtgggagctgctgctggtgctgctgccaagcCGGCACCCAGGACCACTACAGCCAGTGCACGTCCAGCGACAGCTCCGGCCACCCGCAAGCCCCTGAGCAGCACCCTGACCAAGACAACGACCAGCACAACGACAGCCGCACGCAGCGCTCCCGCCGCTGGTCTGGCGGCACGCAAGCCGGCCACGACCAATGGAACTGGTGCCAGCAGCGCTGGCCTGGCCAAGGCACGTGCGGCGCCTGCTACTACTGTGGCTGCACCCAAGCCGAAGGTGCCGTCGCCTCGCAGCGCCGCCCCAACAACTGTCGCCAGCACAGCCCGCAAGACGGCCGGTGCTACTTCCACAACGAGTGCATCCTCGCTGAGCGCTGCTCGTAGTCCCACAAAGCCGACGACCAATGGACTGGGCAGGAGCAGCGCTgctaccaccaccaccaccactcgCGTCAAGTCAGCCACAGCGGGCAATGGCAGCACGGGCGGCACCACAACTACTACCACATCGACCACCAAGACTTTCACAGCACGCCCGGCACCCAAGTTCACGCACTCGACTGCCAgcggcaccaccagcagcagcagcaccaccaccaccacgcgACGCTCCCTGTTGGCCTCGAGCTCGACCACGACTGCAGCCCAGCGCAAGTCCTCGCCGTTGAagcccagcaacaacacgCTCAGGGCATCGCCCCTGAAGTCAACCGGAAGCGCCACCACCACACCGCTGAAACCGAAAGCCAAAGAAACTGCAGCCGCTTCCAAAGCCTCTCCGGCCGCTATAAAGGCGCGCAAGGTGCCCACCCCGATGAAGGGTGTAAACCCTGGGGCCCCGATCAGGAAGCCAGTACCGGCTGAGCCGGCTCCAGCCACCAatggagaggagcagcagcagcagccaattaCCCAGAATGGCAACGGATTGCACGAGCCAGAGGTCGTACCAGAGGCGTTCCCAGTGTCCCAGCATCAGGAGCAGGCACcggttgcagctgcagctccgccCGCTGAGGTCTCCCTGCTGGATTTCTAGGGGAGCAGTGGCAATGGGAGAGAAAACGAGAACTACTTTACTAATATTATAAACATATTAAGCGAAAGTATTTTGTGCGAGCGGAAAAGCAGAAACGAGAAGAAGAAACGGCAAAAACtttgagagagacagagaaaaatcGAGAAAACCGAAATTGGCCCGAGGCCGATGCTCCAATCGATCCGATCTATTTATGTGTATCGACTacgatttcgatttctttatagatatttatatatattaaatgtaTGTTATTAAAACGAAAAACCCAGAGCGAAAGTAAAGTTTTGTGCTATTTTGTGAAGGTTTTTTTATACTATTTACACTACTGTGGCAAATGATTATATGGTGTGCTCTGTTTTTTCTCGCtcatttatttaagtttttttaGTAATTGTTCCTCACACGCTctgttatttttatattttgctcATGTGCTAAGCGAAATTTTTGTATTGCTCCGAACGGCACCCAAGCGCATCGctaaaaaccacacaaataaTTGTCAtctttttcaacattttaaaagcgaaaagaaaacccaattacggaagaaacaaaaacccacaaaaaaatgattaaaCATTGTCAAAAACGGGGAAAAAAATCACATAAAACTATGAAAAAATGTCGTGTAggaagaacaagaaaaaaagaatgaaaatcCAAGCATAACTGTAGCTATTAGTCGGCGTTCTAACAAGTTAATAggagaaaaaaaccataaataaaacaaaaataaatacaatccAAACTAATCGAACaagaaagagaagcaaacaaaatttgcGCAGCTGAAATGTTAGACTGCtaaccattaaaaaaaaaacgataagAGAAAATAACTTATAATATTACTAAAAGAATCCaataatttatgtgttttACGTGTCCTCCAagcacataaatttaattgatttcaaaatgttttgtataCGTTCCTCCAAGTTTACTTAAACCactcccaaaaaaaacaaaaaaaaaaacaattagaGCATCAATTTGAATGTTCTTTCTGGATGTGCAAGAAACAAATCTTAACCCAGTGtatttaaagaaaagaaaaaaatctgcaaaagttttctgttttaacatattttaaaagcagtttttgtttgcattgctaCCAAGAAAGTGGCTGagttgtattattattttttaatttgttaaattgaAACATCAGCAAACAATTAGCAGAACGAACATTTAATGTAACTCTAAAGCACCAGTACTCCCCACTTTAAAagcacataaacacacacacacacagacactctctctatacatatatactatatgtTTAAAACGATATtaccaattaaaaattaaacaaaaacgaacaaaaaaaatacttaaaaaggaaaaattacaacttttgatttgttttatttttttacatttcttttttagtttattCTTTATATGATACATATATAGATGATGTATGTGGAATGAGAGATACCAAAGCGTCAACGACTCGAATTTATTGTATTGAGAAAACCAATTTTGCCTGCTTTTGTGAAAGTAAATACCCCTCGCCCCATGCCGAGTAACTCCCAAGGGAAATGGATCAGTTTCTTAGATATTAAGTTGCTAGAGTTGAATGTGTTTTGCCTctataatatatacataaatcaaatatacaATTACATAAGCATTAGATAAACCCCATGTGTGCGTATCTATCGATCTAACCAAACTCGTATTCGTAGTTGTTTAGAGatagataaagagagagagagttggttGATTTTGCGCTATTTGGTTTGCCCAGCCCCGCCCCCAGTGCCCTTCACTTTCATTTGCCTTATTACTAGTAATTTGCTAACTAAAGCATAAGCTAAATTATGATAATTATTATACGTATTGAAAGAGTTAAGAGTCGAAAGCAGCATTGAGACATAGGAGACTTTGCCCCCGTGCAGCCCTGATATCCAGCCCCAGTCAAAGACCTTCACGGCTGCAATTAGTTGTGCTTGAATTAGCCAGACGTgcccagcccccaaaagacCACTCAGACCCAACAACCCAGCAACCATTATCGTCTAGTTCGAAGTGAGACTGATTAAGTGATTCATAACCAATACTGCCCGTGGGGCTCGGAACGGTGCGAATCTGGGGCCCCGCTGCTCATCTTGCTGGCTGGAATTTAATTTCCGTTGCATTTAGGCCTTGGCCCTCGGACCAGGgaacatttcctttttttataaacatatatttacacataTATTATACATGCATGGAAGAACtctaaacaaaatataattaaatacaaaaatatatttaaagcgAAAGGCAGCAGAGATACTAAAACTAAACAGCTAAACAAACTAAATGAGAACAGAAAACTAATACATATAATTTATCAAGTAACATATACAACAAAAGGAAGTATACAAGAAACccagaaaaacataaataaatactccATATACCGATATACATCTATCTATACCGTACATATATCAGTCAACAAGAACATATTTGTGTGTAGTGACAAAGCAGAACAAACCAAAACTGacatcaacaaaatattacagaaaatacagaaaatttATTActaataaatgttaaatatacaaaaaaaaaaacagctaatatttaataattatttaccATTCATTCATAGTCCTTGAGTCACAGGACACACCCACCTCGGAATCCTCCAAAGATGCATCATTATGGCCAGTGACCGACCTAGCCAAGCCCTCACTTCAGTAATGCAACTGACCCCTGGGCCTGGGGGCCCCCACCGCCTCTGCTCATTTGCATTGTGGCCAAGAAGACATGAACAAAGACGAGACTTACGAGTGGACGGCCCGGCCATGGGGAGCGCCACTGCAGCAGGgccatcaaaatgtttgcgTGTTAAgtgcgctggctggctggctggcttgcaTGAATCACTCGACCGGCGACATCGTGTGCAAAGTGTAATGAATCATTTGTCGCGACGGGGGGCAAGGAGGAGACACCCCGTACACCCAAACGCGGAGTATATGTACGTGCTggtaatttgcaatttgctcTCGCACCAAGTTTTACAATTCTTCGGGAAATTGGCCCACAGCCTTTATGGGCAGACGACAAAAGAcgtttgctttgcatttaCTCGACACTCTTTTATTTAGCTTTTGGCTCGGTGGTGTGAATGGCAGCCCTTACATCgggcaaaatacaaaaaatattttatggtgGTGGTTGGGGGCTCTTGACTTAATGACTAAATTCAATGCTCTATTTCGCATTGGCTTATAAGAAGGAGGGGGATTTTGCCGTGTATATGGTTTAACCTAAGACTAAGTCTAAAATAAGTTTAGACCTCCTTCTTGATCTTCTTCCATGCTGGCTTTGCACCATTGTCCTGTGCTGGCCGCTTGTTGAAGGGCTTCTTGCCGAACTTGTTGAATTTTGGTGGCCCGTCAGCACGTGGAAATGGGGGGCGATTGCCGTTGCGATTTAGGGTCGACGACTTCTTCTTGAGCAGCTTGTGCTTCAGCATCGAGTTGGGTTCCAGGAATATGGGCTGGTTCTTCAAGACTCGCTCATTGCACAGGAAGGACTTGCAGAAGCCATCGTTGGTGGCGAACTTGACCAGGGCCTTGTGTGACAGCAAGGTGACGGTGTCAACCTTACCGCTCTCGCTGAACAATTCCTTCAGGTCGCTCTCAGTGACATCTGCGCAAGCAAAGACAAGGAATTAGCATGCTGCGAAtatgcacaaaaatataaaagaaaacccaCCTGCTGTGAGATTTGTCACCAGCACGGTACGTGGCGAGGTATTGAATGTGTATTGCTCCAAGTTGAGCTCCAGATCGCTGACAGTCTTGCCATTGAGCTGTTGCAGCGCCTTTTCGGCCTGCTTGGCCTCCTTGAATGTGACAAAAGCCAGCACATAATTGGTGCACACAACATCAATGTCCTCGACTTCACCGAACTTCTTGAAGATCTTCTCGATGACATCGGACTTGAACGACTCGTGCTTGGCACCATTCTGAACGATCAGAGTGCGTTCGGGCGACTTCTTCGAGTTGAGCTTGTAGGAGGGCTCGCGAACGCTGATGAAGCGAGAGTTCAACTCACTGCCGTGCAGCTTGAGAGCCTCGGGCATTGGATCGGTGGTCTTAAAGCGCACGAAGGCCGTTGGGTTGCTGCGGTTGTTCGATAGGTTGACCGCCTCAACTTCACCGACCTTGGCAAAGTGTGCCGACAACTGTTCTTTGGTGGTCTTGGGGCCAATGAGTCCCACGGCGACAGTGCGATTGTTCAGGTCATCCCTATTGAATGGCCGCGCAACAGCCAAAACATTGCCATAGAAAGTCAAGGCTTTCTCCTTTGCCTCCAAAGCGGCCTTAGCCGCTGCGGATGTCTCGAAGGCAATGAACACGGTGTTGCCGTCAGTCTTTCCCTTGATGCGATTCACAGCAGAGAGGGGACCGAATTTGGTGAACAGAGCAACCAAATCAAGATGTTTGTATTCTGCAACAAAAgtataaaaagaaattttacatttaaaatgaaacaacCAGAAAAAACTATGAACTGAGAAGCTTAAGTTGATAATTAACGTACCATTGGGTATGTTGGACACATGAATAATCTGATCCTTGGGAGTTTCCACAGGAATCTTGCCCACGGTGATGCTTGGAATGCCGCCCTTTTTGGGTGacgccgcagctgctgctggagcagctacCTTGCCTTTCTTGGCTATGGGCGCCTCAGCAGGGGCCTCGTCTTCGGAATCGGTCAGTTGTTTTCCCGAATTTGACACCTGTCCAggttcatcatcatcctcttcctcatcatcgtcactCTCTTCCTCTTCATCGTCTTCCTCAGCTTCATCATCAATCAAATCTGAAACTTTTTCTTCctacaaagaaaaaaaaaacacaaaacacgcGGTTTTTCTTACGGCTCTTAGGGAAGCGGCGCGCTTTCTTTGGCACTTACCTCGGAATCGCTGCCATCCTCAAATTTGACGGcactctgctcctcctcggaaTCGGACTCATCCTCGCTTTGCTCCACTTGCTGCTCTAGCTTCTTTTTGGACTGCCTTGTCTGCGTTTGGGTGGCCAAAACCTCCTCGTCGACCTGAGCAGCCTTTCCCTTTGGACCACGCTTGTTGCCGGCTGGCTTCTTTACACCATTCTCGGACTTCTTTACCGGAGCTGCAGCGCGTTTCTTTTGTGCCATTTTGCTAGTTAAAAGGTTTATTGTCAGTCAGGagaattaaaatttattactTTCAGCAAATTTGTCGCCGAAAATGTGCACAACGCgtggttttaattttaagtgaAAAAAAACGCACGTGGTAATAGTCAGTGTGACCTGACCGCGtagttatcgataaaatataccgtgagggcctcgaaaatataccgaaatatactttttcattttcaaaatataccgcaaaatataccgtgaatctaaaatcattttcctcgattttgatgttcagtttaatattaccagctagttggGTTactcagctttaaaaatataattttactcAAATCATCATTTAATTCTCCGCagaatttgttgattttatgaCACACCTTTCCTGAATTGATTGCATAATAaagttaaaactaaaaaggacaaccaaaaatatatatttgccatagttaatattataaatccatttaatcaactgcttttaataattaaacttttcatatgttttgtatgtacTATATACCGATATGGATACTTTCTCGGTCGGTGGATTGAGATTGTGACTGTTTCGAAGGATACCACTACTCCATCATCTTTCCTTTCCTACCGAATTTCTGTCTctaaaacttttatttatttgcaacgCTCTTGATCTCGAATCGTAAGCAATTGCACTTGAGAAGAACATAATTCGCTTAGATAATTGCCATTAATATTCTGAGATTTATTTTCAAAGTCTCTATTAATAGTTTGaaattcctttcctttcttctcCTTACATTATAAAACATTACTTTCCTTTGTAATCACACTTTAAATCTTTTGGATTCTTTTGGAAAAGCAATTCCTTTTCATGTTCACAATAGAGTCAACGAATTACAACGAATTTCATattcaaatgtaaattgatGTGGCAACGTCGCAACACGTTCCAGAATTTCCAACCCTAGATGCCGCCATAAATTAGAATCGATCGATAGTACTTACTTTGCGATGATTTCATCTGTACTTTATTTAGAGATAAGCTCCAAGGACAGGTCACCGCCTCTGGCTATTATTTATTGGTTAAATTGAAAGGGCATTGAAATAAAAAGTGCGTTGCGAGAGCTTATCAGCACAGAATTGCCAAATGCGAATGGTGATATTTTAGGAGTCTCGTGACCAGTAACAGATACGCACATATCGCACATCCCTATTAATTTCGTACACTGCTTATCGATAAGCGATAAAGTATAcacataaaaaattaaattgcagcaccagcaccaacgCACATATTTATTGTTCCAAGTGCGAGGAGTGCTAAAAACAAAGAGCGAAGAGCGTGTGTGCGAGTAAACATTTTGGGGCAGATACAGACAGAGCGACCGGAACCAGAGCCAGCCACGGGCCGCTACAACAAGGCACAGGGCAAGGAActgagaagcagcagcaggcagaacaaCGTCGACGACTACAACAATGAACACACTGAGCCCCAGCACAAACGGAGCAGCCAGCGGTGGCTCCACAACGGCCATATCCACGACAGGCAATGGTAACGGGAACGGTTCCAGCACAAACGTAGCAGCGGCCGGCACTGCGAACGATGGTGGCGGGGGCGGTGGCCTCGACGAGGCTGGCGGCGATGCCAGCTCACGGCGGCAGGCCACTCGTGTTTTCAAGAAGAGTTCGTCCAATGGCAAAATCACCGTGTATCTTGGCAAGCGGGACTTTGTAGACCATGTGTCGCACGTCGATCCCATTGATGGGGTGGTCTTCATTGATCCCGAATATGTCAAGGATCGCAAGGTGTTTGGCCAGGTGCTGGCCGCCTTTCGCTATGGTCGCGAGGACCTGGACGTCCTGGGGCTGACATTCCGCAAGGACCTGTATTTAGCGCATGAGCAAATCTACCCGCCCATGCAACTGGAACGCCCGATGACCCGTCTTCAGGAGCGGCTGATTAAAAAGCTGGGCCCCAATGCACATCCGTTCTACTTCGAAGTGCCACCCTACTGCCCCGCCTCGGTGTCCTTGCAGCCGGCCCCCGGAGATGTGGGCAAGTCTTGCGGTGTGGATTACGAGCTGAAAGCATTTGTGGGTGAGTCTTTGGCATATGGCtgactggcaggcaggcaggcgagGGCTTGTTGCGTTCATTATTAATGTactatgtgcgtgtgtgcgtgtatgtttgattttgtgtgtgtgtgtgtggtgctcCGGTCAGGCAAAGTCAAAATCATTGATGAGCAGCGACTGCAACAGCGGCAGAAGGCATTGTcaatacatgcataaatatgtacatttccacattccacagtgtgtttgtatgtgtatatgtggaGTAGTATACATGTATAATGTGGCGCATGTGTCACGCGGACACGCGGGGTTAATTAATCCAGCTACGTCTACATGGAGCGGCAGCGGGGACTGCGCAAAAATGTCATTGGAGGTTTGATGACGCAGCGTCCCACCTAATTGGAATTCGACGCTTCTAATTGGAATCCGACTCTACACAGTTAAGACCGTGTGGGGTTGTATCACAGTTGAGatattgttgttggctttaATTAGGCGccgctactgccactgccgctcccGTTGACTTTGCTGACGTTTTCCACAATGCTCctcccaacacacacacacaaaaatactcAATTGATTCTTGGAAGAGTGGAACGGGCTGGCAGGGGGACggtgggtttttgttttctactTGCAAAAGCTTAAAACGTAGAGCGGTTCTCTCCCCCTTTCCTTATTTGTAATAATAAGTTAACAACAATATACGATTGCCGCTTGTTCAGCGAAAAAATTAGCTGCGATTTATGGAAGTTACGCGCGCATATTTGCGTTTCGCACGCGCACTGGGCAATCgcaccacatacacacacaaacacacctcTCCGCCCAAGTGCCATCCTGGACGGGGCAGGCCATCTCGCTTGCACTTGGCACACATTGCTAtctgtttttgccttttgtccGTTA from Drosophila subobscura isolate 14011-0131.10 chromosome O, UCBerk_Dsub_1.0, whole genome shotgun sequence encodes:
- the LOC117899060 gene encoding 205 kDa microtubule-associated protein-like; the protein is MQPTTASTATKPATTARKPLTSSVGAAAGAAAKPAPRTTTASARPATAPATRKPLSSTLTKTTTSTTTAARSAPAAGLAARKPATTNGTGASSAGLAKARAAPATTVAAPKPKVPSPRSAAPTTVASTARKTAGATSTTSASSLSAARSPTKPTTNGLGRSSAATTTTTTRVKSATAGNGSTGGTTTTTTSTTKTFTARPAPKFTHSTASGTTSSSSTTTTTRRSLLASSSTTTAAQRKSSPLKPSNNTLRASPLKSTGSATTTPLKPKAKETAAASKASPAAIKARKVPTPMKGVNPGAPIRKPVPAEPAPATNGEEQQQQPITQNGNGLHEPEVVPEAFPVSQHQEQAPVAAAAPPAEVSLLDF
- the LOC117897581 gene encoding DNA-binding protein modulo translates to MAQKKRAAAPVKKSENGVKKPAGNKRGPKGKAAQVDEEVLATQTQTRQSKKKLEQQVEQSEDESDSEEEQSAVKFEDGSDSEEEKVSDLIDDEAEEDDEEEESDDDEEEDDDEPGQVSNSGKQLTDSEDEAPAEAPIAKKGKVAAPAAAAASPKKGGIPSITVGKIPVETPKDQIIHVSNIPNEYKHLDLVALFTKFGPLSAVNRIKGKTDGNTVFIAFETSAAAKAALEAKEKALTFYGNVLAVARPFNRDDLNNRTVAVGLIGPKTTKEQLSAHFAKVGEVEAVNLSNNRSNPTAFVRFKTTDPMPEALKLHGSELNSRFISVREPSYKLNSKKSPERTLIVQNGAKHESFKSDVIEKIFKKFGEVEDIDVVCTNYVLAFVTFKEAKQAEKALQQLNGKTVSDLELNLEQYTFNTSPRTVLVTNLTADVTESDLKELFSESGKVDTVTLLSHKALVKFATNDGFCKSFLCNERVLKNQPIFLEPNSMLKHKLLKKKSSTLNRNGNRPPFPRADGPPKFNKFGKKPFNKRPAQDNGAKPAWKKIKKEV